In one window of Thalassotalea agarivorans DNA:
- a CDS encoding peroxiredoxin, which produces MSVLVGRPAPDFTAAAVLGNGEIVDNFNLAEAIKGKKAVIFFYPLDFTFVCPSELIAFDHRFEEFASRGVEVIGVSIDSQFSHNAWRNTPVNEGGIGPVKYTLVADVKHEICQAYDVEHPEAGVAFRGSFLIDEDGQVRHQVVNDLPLGRNVDEMLRMVDALAFHQEHGEVCPAGWNKGDKGMDASPEGVASYLAENSEQL; this is translated from the coding sequence ATGAGTGTATTAGTAGGTCGTCCTGCACCTGATTTTACTGCAGCAGCGGTACTTGGAAACGGCGAAATCGTAGACAACTTCAACTTAGCTGAAGCAATTAAAGGTAAAAAAGCGGTTATCTTTTTCTACCCGTTAGATTTCACCTTTGTTTGCCCTTCAGAGTTGATCGCATTTGATCACCGTTTTGAAGAATTTGCAAGCCGTGGCGTAGAAGTAATTGGTGTATCAATCGACTCTCAGTTCTCTCACAATGCATGGCGTAACACACCAGTAAACGAAGGTGGTATTGGTCCAGTTAAATACACACTTGTTGCTGATGTTAAACACGAAATCTGTCAAGCATACGACGTAGAGCATCCAGAAGCTGGTGTTGCTTTCCGAGGTTCATTCTTAATCGATGAAGACGGCCAAGTACGTCATCAAGTAGTAAACGACTTACCTTTAGGTCGTAACGTTGATGAAATGTTACGTATGGTTGACGCGTTAGCATTCCACCAAGAGCACGGTGAAGTATGTCCTGCTGGTTGGAACAAGGGTGACAAAGGTATGGACGCTTCTCCAGAAGGCGTTGCTTCATACTTAGCTGAAAACTCTGAGCAATTATAA
- a CDS encoding Grx4 family monothiol glutaredoxin, with protein sequence MDTIERIKQQIAENSILLYMKGSPKLPSCGFSSQASQALMACGEKFAYVDILQNPDIRAELPKYADWPTFPQLWVEGELVGGCDIIMEMYQQGELQPLIKEAAERAATQEAE encoded by the coding sequence ATGGATACTATTGAACGTATCAAACAGCAAATTGCTGAAAACAGTATTTTACTCTACATGAAAGGCTCACCTAAATTGCCTAGCTGTGGATTCTCTTCTCAAGCGTCTCAAGCGTTAATGGCGTGTGGCGAAAAATTTGCGTACGTAGATATTTTACAAAACCCAGATATTCGTGCTGAATTACCAAAGTATGCTGATTGGCCTACTTTCCCTCAATTGTGGGTTGAAGGTGAATTAGTCGGCGGCTGTGACATTATCATGGAAATGTATCAGCAAGGCGAATTGCAACCATTAATTAAAGAAGCTGCTGAGCGCGCTGCTACTCAAGAAGCAGAGTAA
- the sodB gene encoding superoxide dismutase [Fe], translated as MAIELPALPYAQDALEPHISAETLEYHYGKHHNTYVVKLNGLIEGTEFEGKSLEDIVKTSSAGVFNNAAQIWNHTFYWNSLSPNGGGEPSGALADAINASFGSFAEFKAKFTDMAINNFGSSWTWLVKKADGSLDIVNTSNAATPLTDEGVTPLLTVDLWEHAYYIDYRNLRPSYMEGFWALANWDFAAQNFA; from the coding sequence ATGGCGATCGAATTACCAGCATTACCTTATGCTCAAGACGCACTAGAGCCGCACATTTCAGCGGAAACGTTAGAGTATCACTACGGTAAACATCACAATACTTACGTAGTTAAGTTAAACGGCTTAATCGAAGGTACTGAATTCGAAGGTAAGTCTTTAGAAGACATCGTTAAAACATCATCAGCAGGTGTTTTCAACAACGCTGCTCAGATTTGGAACCACACGTTTTACTGGAACAGCCTAAGCCCTAACGGCGGCGGTGAACCATCTGGCGCACTTGCTGACGCAATCAATGCAAGCTTCGGTTCTTTCGCTGAATTCAAAGCAAAATTCACTGACATGGCGATCAATAACTTTGGTTCTAGCTGGACTTGGTTAGTGAAAAAAGCAGACGGTTCTTTAGATATCGTAAACACTTCTAATGCGGCAACTCCATTGACTGATGAAGGTGTTACACCATTATTGACTGTAGATTTATGGGAACATGCATACTACATCGATTACCGTAACCTTCGTCCAAGCTACATGGAAGGTTTTTGGGCACTAGCTAACTGGGATTTCGCGGCACAAAACTTCGCGTAA
- the fadR gene encoding fatty acid metabolism transcriptional regulator FadR, with the protein MVIKAHSPAGFAEQYIVESIWNGGFPPGSILPAERELSELIGVTRTTLREVLQRLARDGWLTIKHGKPTKVNNFWETSGLNILETLAKLDQDGIPDLVDNLMSARTNISAIYIRGAIRNNPERTIELLSGYKDVEDNGDAYAEFDYTLNKELAVASGNPIYLLVLNGFKGLYSRIGGMYFSHPKGREISRGYYENLIELAQAGKYDEAVLAVRMFGLESGKLWAELKDDVLKELSDD; encoded by the coding sequence ATGGTTATTAAAGCACATTCTCCAGCGGGATTCGCTGAACAATACATTGTAGAATCTATCTGGAATGGTGGCTTTCCTCCTGGTTCAATATTGCCAGCAGAAAGAGAACTTTCAGAGTTAATTGGGGTAACGCGTACAACGTTACGCGAGGTTCTGCAACGCCTTGCCAGAGATGGCTGGCTTACGATTAAGCACGGTAAACCAACTAAAGTTAATAACTTTTGGGAAACGTCAGGGCTTAATATCTTAGAAACATTAGCGAAGCTGGATCAAGACGGCATTCCGGATCTGGTCGACAACCTAATGTCTGCACGTACCAATATCAGTGCCATCTATATTAGAGGTGCAATTCGAAACAATCCTGAACGTACCATTGAATTACTTAGCGGTTATAAAGATGTTGAAGATAACGGCGATGCATACGCAGAATTTGATTACACCTTGAATAAAGAATTAGCGGTGGCTTCAGGTAACCCGATCTATCTATTGGTGTTAAATGGTTTCAAGGGTTTGTATTCTCGTATCGGTGGCATGTACTTCTCTCATCCGAAAGGCCGAGAAATCTCGCGTGGTTATTACGAGAACTTGATTGAGTTAGCACAAGCCGGTAAATACGACGAAGCAGTGTTAGCTGTACGTATGTTTGGTTTAGAGTCGGGTAAACTTTGGGCTGAATTAAAAGATGACGTGCTGAAAGAGCTTTCAGACGACTAA
- the nhaB gene encoding sodium/proton antiporter NhaB, whose translation MQESVLSAFYKNFLGQSPKWYKTAILSFLVINPILFFYVSPYIAGWALVLQFIFTLAMALKCYPLQPGGLLAIEAVAIGMTSPAQVMHEIQVNIEVLLLLIFMVAGIYFMKNLLLFLFTKIITKIRSKVAVSLMFCFASAFLSAFLDALTVIAVIISVCVGFYSVYHKVASGKEVHHDHDHTNDESVAEFSREELQQFRAYLRNLLMHAGVGTALGGVCTIVGEPQNLIIGAQASWEFAEFAIRMSPVTIPVVIAGLFTCYLLEKVKWFGYGVQLPENVRNILIEYEREQSDKRNTREKVKLYMQGAIAIWLILGLAFHLAAVGLIGLSVIILATTFTGVTDEHQIGHAFEEALPFTALLSVFFAVVAVIIDQELFTPVINWVLTYEGNMQLVLFYLANGFLSMVSDNVFVGTVYITEVKDALINGQITREQFDMLAVAINTGTNLPSVATPNGQAAFLFLLTSALAPLIRLSYGRMVIMALPYTIVLTIVGLLAISSGFLESQTQKFYDQGVITKYEDKAVEINTTPAKH comes from the coding sequence ATGCAAGAATCGGTCTTGAGTGCCTTTTATAAGAACTTTTTAGGGCAATCACCTAAATGGTATAAAACGGCTATTTTATCTTTTTTAGTAATCAACCCAATTCTCTTCTTTTATGTAAGCCCTTATATCGCCGGTTGGGCGCTTGTGCTGCAGTTCATTTTTACGCTTGCTATGGCATTAAAATGTTATCCGCTTCAGCCAGGTGGTCTACTTGCCATTGAAGCTGTTGCCATAGGGATGACATCACCTGCGCAGGTAATGCACGAAATACAGGTGAACATTGAAGTACTGCTGCTACTGATATTTATGGTTGCAGGCATTTACTTTATGAAGAACTTGCTACTGTTTTTATTCACTAAGATTATCACCAAGATTCGCTCTAAAGTCGCTGTTTCACTGATGTTTTGTTTTGCTAGCGCCTTCTTATCAGCATTCTTAGATGCGCTAACAGTGATAGCCGTTATTATCTCTGTGTGCGTTGGTTTCTATTCGGTATACCATAAAGTCGCTTCAGGTAAAGAAGTTCATCATGATCACGACCACACAAACGATGAATCAGTCGCTGAATTTTCTCGAGAGGAACTTCAGCAGTTTCGTGCCTATTTAAGAAACCTATTAATGCACGCCGGTGTAGGTACCGCTTTAGGCGGCGTATGTACCATTGTTGGTGAACCGCAAAATCTTATTATTGGCGCACAAGCCTCTTGGGAGTTTGCTGAATTTGCTATTCGCATGTCGCCTGTCACTATTCCGGTTGTTATTGCTGGTTTATTTACCTGCTATCTATTGGAGAAGGTAAAGTGGTTTGGCTATGGTGTGCAATTACCAGAAAACGTGCGCAATATCTTAATTGAGTATGAGCGTGAGCAAAGCGATAAACGCAATACTCGCGAAAAAGTAAAGCTTTATATGCAAGGTGCCATTGCTATCTGGTTAATATTAGGCCTTGCCTTTCACCTGGCGGCCGTTGGTCTTATCGGCCTTTCTGTTATTATCCTAGCTACCACATTTACTGGCGTAACAGATGAACATCAAATAGGGCATGCTTTTGAAGAGGCATTGCCTTTTACCGCCCTATTGTCGGTATTTTTTGCCGTCGTCGCCGTTATCATTGATCAAGAGTTGTTTACTCCAGTGATCAATTGGGTACTCACCTACGAAGGCAATATGCAGCTTGTACTGTTTTACCTTGCTAACGGCTTCCTATCTATGGTGAGTGACAATGTTTTTGTCGGAACGGTTTATATTACCGAAGTAAAAGATGCGTTAATTAACGGTCAGATCACAAGAGAGCAATTTGATATGCTTGCTGTTGCTATTAACACAGGTACTAATTTACCTAGTGTTGCTACGCCAAATGGACAAGCGGCATTTCTATTCCTATTAACGTCAGCATTGGCTCCCTTGATTAGATTGTCATATGGCCGTATGGTGATTATGGCGTTGCCTTATACCATTGTACTGACCATTGTTGGACTGCTTGCAATATCATCTGGATTCTTAGAAAGCCAAACGCAAAAGTTCTATGACCAAGGCGTTATTACTAAATATGAAGACAAAGCCGTCGAAATAAACACAACACCAGCAAAACACTAA
- the dsbB gene encoding disulfide bond formation protein DsbB, with the protein MRFLSDLVTNKYAWWTLAASALLLELTALYFQYAMDLAPCIMCVYQRVAVFGLLFAGLIGAFSYRHVIGRIVAYIVWGISAIWGLIIAQEHILMQGPDGFLYTCEYIPNFPKWAPLHEWFPALFEATGDCGEISWQFLSLSMPQWMLVFFSCFVLALFIPILAKLIKDKTL; encoded by the coding sequence ATGCGATTTTTAAGTGACCTAGTAACCAATAAATATGCTTGGTGGACACTAGCGGCAAGTGCACTTTTACTTGAGCTTACGGCACTTTATTTTCAATATGCAATGGATTTAGCGCCATGTATCATGTGTGTTTATCAACGTGTTGCAGTGTTTGGTTTGTTGTTTGCGGGCTTAATTGGTGCGTTTAGTTATCGTCATGTCATTGGACGAATCGTAGCCTACATAGTGTGGGGTATTAGCGCTATTTGGGGTCTAATAATTGCGCAAGAACATATCTTGATGCAGGGCCCGGACGGTTTTTTATATACCTGTGAATACATCCCTAATTTCCCTAAATGGGCGCCTCTACATGAATGGTTTCCAGCTCTATTTGAAGCGACCGGTGACTGTGGTGAAATTAGCTGGCAATTTTTAAGTTTGTCTATGCCACAATGGATGTTGGTCTTCTTTTCATGTTTCGTGTTAGCGCTTTTTATTCCTATTTTGGCCAAACTAATCAAAGACAAAACACTTTAG